Proteins encoded within one genomic window of Misgurnus anguillicaudatus chromosome 18, ASM2758022v2, whole genome shotgun sequence:
- the slc22a2 gene encoding solute carrier family 22 member 2 isoform X2, with translation MTTFDDILEEIGQFGRCQIRIVALFCLVSMPFPCAYVGIVFQGFTPEHWCRDPGVSEISEHCGWSLQDARRVTVPLVNTSVGVGYSQCERYNIDWNSTNITCDYPEGDTNQAQHIASPVKPCTDGWKYDYEGRQSFVTEFDLVCADAWYVDMFQASLNVGFLVGSITIGYLADKIGRMKSFMLTNFVIAVTGILVATSPNYISLLVFRALYGFGVKGGWMVGYVLLTELVGVGYRRTVGVTYQMFFSLGLLVLALLAYIIPNWRWLQVVFTVPYICFLSYYWFVPESPRWLISQNNKAKALEITQKIAKENRKTLTKNIESLEDDSTDSSSSASFMDLIKTPKLRKYTFILSFNWFTSAVVYQGLVMRLGIAGGNVYLDFLISGIVEFPAAFLILLTIERIGRRLPFAAANIVSGAACLITAFIPDSMFWLKTTVACIGRLGITMAFEMVVFVNTELYPTVISVCLWMMKTTPRSPLPILPPNPKPKNSQDFGCSCIPSSPLTNTGY, from the exons ATGACCACTTTCGATGACATCTTAGAGGAAATCGGCCAGTTTGGTCGATGCCAAATTCGAATAGTTGCCCTTTTCTGTTTAGTCTCCATGCCTTTTCCTTGCGCCTACGTGGGGATTGTGTTCCAGGGCTTCACCCCCGAGCATTGGTGCCGTGACCCGGGTGTCAGTGAAATCAGCGAGCATTGCGGTTGGAGTCTTCAAGATGCACGAAGGGTCACTGTGCCCCTGGTGAATACCTCTGTAGGTGTGGGATACAGTCAATGTGAGAGATACAACATAGACTGGAACTCCACCAATATTACCTGTGACTATCCTGAAGGTGACACCAACCAGGCCCAACATATTGCATCGCCTGTGAAGCCCTGCACGGATGGTTGGAAGTACGACTATGAAGGGAGACAATCTTTTGTCACTGAG TTTGATCTAGTGTGTGCAGACGCCTGGTATGTTGACATGTTCCAGGCATCACTCAATGTTGGTTTTTTGGTGGGCAGCATTACAATTGGATACCTGGCTGACAA AATCGGTAGAATGAAGAGTTTCATGCTGACCAACTTCGTCATTGCAGTAACAGGAATTCTGGTTGCCACGTCCCCCAATTACATCTCCCTGCTTGTGTTCAGAGCTTTATATGGCTTTGGAGTGAAGGGTGGCTGGATGGTTGGATATGTGCTAC TCACAGAGCTGGTTGGAGTTGGATACAGGAGAACAGTGGGTGTGACCTATCAGATGTTCTTCAGCCTCGGTCTTCTGGTACTTGCTTTACTTGCTTACATCATCCCAAACTGGCGCTGGTTACAGGTGGTCTTCACCGTACCTTACATCTGCTTCTTATCATATTACTG GTTTGTCCCTGAATCACCAAGATGGCTTATCTCCCAAAACAACAAAGCCAAAGCTTTGGAGATCACACAAAAAATAGCCAAAGAGAACAGGAAGACACTGACCAAGAATATTGAG TCATTGGAAGATGACAGCACAGACTCTTCCTCATCCGCTTCCTTCATGGACTTGATCAAAACTCCCAAGTTGAGAAagtacacttttattttgagttTCAACTG gtttaccAGTGCTGTGGTTTACCAGGGTCTCGTTATGAGACTGGGAATCGCTGGTGGAAATGTCTATTTGGACTTCCTCATATCTGGAATTGTGGAATTCCCAGCAGCGTTCCTCATCCTCCTTACTATTGAGCGGATCGGCAGACGGCTTCCATTCGCAGCCGCAAATATCGTGTCCGGGGCTGCCTGTTTAATCACAGCATTCATTCCGGACA GTATGTTCTGGTTAAAAACCACTGTTGCTTGTATCGGCCGTCTGGGTATCACAATGGCTTTTGAAATGGTAGTATTTGTGAACACTGAACTGTATCCCACTGTTATCAG